DNA from Halomonas sp. GFAJ-1:
CTAAAGCTACCGATGCAAAGCGGCCCGTTAACGCAGTCATCGACCATTTCAGGATAATGCTTTGAGCACGACGTCTCCTTTAACATCTTCAGCTCCCACTAAAGAGCGCCTGCTGGTCATTTATACCGGCGGCACCATAGGCATGTTGCAACAGGCGAATGGCCTTACCCCAGGCGGTAATTTTCGTGACCGCCTACATCAAGCATTAAGCCACCTTCCCCTGGCACAACGGCAAAGCCTACCCGCGTACGATGTTATTAGCTACGCGTCGCTAATCGATTCAAGTGCTGCCACACCGCTTAACTGGCAGCAGTTAGCAAGAGACATCGCCGATAACGTCAACGCCTATCGCGGCTTCGTGATTATTCATGGCACCGACACATTAAGCTGGACGGCCGCCAGCCTTGCTTATCAGTTACAAGGAATAGATCGTCCCGTAGTGTTAACTGGCGCCATGCAGCCGCTAGAGGCCCCGAATAGCGACGCCTTGGATAACCTGTACGGCGCATTCCGCTTTGCCGTCCAACCTGCACTGCAAGAAGTGGCTATCTATTTTGCAAACCGGTTGTTACGAGGCGTTCGCTCCATCAAGCAGCACAGCAACGCTGTAGATGCATTCTCCTCCCCCAATTACCCACTTATTGGGGAGCGAGTAGGCGATGACTTTATACACTATCCTAGCCGGGGACTGGCCTGCCAACAGCGAGGTGCCCCACGCTTTGAGCTAGCCGACTATCTTGCAGTAGCCCAGGGTGAAGTCGCAAGAGTCGTCCTTTGGCCTGGTATTAGCGCGTGGCAATTGGAGAGCATACTTGGCGACTCACGCATCAAAGGCGCGCTATTACAGCTATGGGGGGCGGGAAACATTCCTAGCAACCCTGACTTACTCGCGCTCATTGCTAAGGCAAGTGGTGAAGGCAAACTCATTGCAGCAATTAGCCAATGCCCCCAAGGGAGCATTCATTTAGGTGCCTATGCGGCAGGCGACGGCCTTGCCGACGCTGGCGTGCTCTCAGGCGATGACATGACGCCCGAAGCTGCCTATACCAAGCTGGTTCACTTACTCGCCCAACCGCTCTCTTTTGAAGACCAGCGTCGCCGCTTTTTGACACCACTCGTCGGAGAACGCTAACGCGCTTTTTGAGAAAAGAGACTGGCATAGTCGCTCATTCACGCTATGTTTAAGTGTACGTTAACCAACGGAAAGGAAAGCAAAATATGGAACAACCCGTACACCATTTTAGCGAACTTTTTGAGCAGCTTGGATTACCCTCTGATTCAGAATCTATCGAGCGCTTTATACAACGCAACTCGCCGCTCCCCGAAGAGATGGCCCTAGCAGACGCTCCCTGCTGGAATGAAGGCCAAGCAGAGTTTCTACGCGAAGCCGTTGAAGCAGATGCTGACTGGGCAGAAGTGGTTGACCACCTTGACGCATCAATGCACAAAACCGGCTAACCACACGCAGCCATGCCCTGCGCTAAGTAGCCAGAGAGGTTAATACTCTTCAATAACGGCTAAAAATCACGCGCCGCTTCAACGCGGCGCCGATACCAGCCACCTACTAATAGCAGTAATGCCAGCGCCAAAAGTGGGAATATAACCTCAAACTGAAGGGCATTTTCCTCTTCTATTGCCTCAAGAGCGCCATAAATGGCACTGCTATAGACCGCCCACTTTACCGACAAGCCCAGCGCCGCCGCGATTAAATAGCGGCCCAGCGAAATGCGTCGCAGGCCAGCAGCAAAATTAATCACCGAATGCGGAAAGCCCGGTAGGATACGTAACGCGCACTGGGTAAGAAGGTCACTACGCGCCTCTAATGTTTCCATGACCTTAAGCGTCAACCCTTTAGGGTTCCAGCGGTCGCCCGCATTTGCCGCTAGCTGGTAAGCGCCCCACGCACCTGCAACACTGCTTATGGTCAACATAAACGTCGCAATCAGTGGTGAATAAAAAGGGGCAATCAACCACAAGCCAATACTGCCAGGTAAGCCAATGGCAAGGGTTACCGCCATTGTTACCATTACGCCAATGATCACCACCGGATGATGAGACATCGTGGCCGCCCAGCGCTTTACCGCCATTAAATCAGGGGAGTACCATAACCAAACATAAGCAAGCATGGCCACGACCGCGAAGCCCGCGGCCCAACGCCATGAGTAACGTGTGAAATTATTCATGTAACCGAGCTTCAACCCGTTCAAGTATTTGGCGGCTGACTTTACCTACTAAAGGTTTGGCAGCTTTGTTTACCGCTTTTTCCATTAAGCGATTACGAATATCATAGTGTAAGGTTAACTCAACCTCCGTTCCTTCAGGCACTGCACGCAGCTTATAGCGCCCCTGGTTTTTCACCCCTTCCAACGACTCCCACGCCAACACGTGAGGGGGCTGAATTTCTGTCACTACTACATCGAAGGACCAGTCCATACCCACCGCCCGTACATGCCAACGGTAACGGTCATTGCCTAACGTATCGATCGAACGAATTAAATCAGAATAGTCCGCAAAATCTTCAACGCGGCGTAACAGCTCAAATACGCGCTCTGGGGACGCTTTAATAATTTCACTATGTTCTATGGTGGCCATGAGCTTGTCTCTTACGGCTGGGATTAACAGCTTAACATGCCAAACCATGCCGACATACACAACGAAGCGGCGTGACTACCTCTGGTCAGATAACCCCACATTGCGTACACTGCCGCCCTTCCGGACCGGACCCCGGATCATCGCTTAGCGTGACGCTAACGCGCCTAAAAAATTCTCCGAACAGTGAGTATTAATCATGTCGTTAAACACCACTCTAGACGCAAACGCGTCTGCCACCGTTGTGATTTATTCCGGTGGCATGGACTCCTACACAGTACTTCATCGCGCGCTGAACGAAGGCCTCACCGTTCACGCGCTCTCGTTTGATTATGGACAGCGCCACGCACGAGAATTGACCACTGCACGAAACGTTTGCCAGCAGCTCGAAGTGCCTCATCAGGTGGTTGATATACGCGCCATTCACGGCCTGATTGATAACTCGGCATTAACCAGCGATGCCATTGCCATGCCCGAAGGCGACTACGCGGCGGATAACCTGCGCGCCACGGTGGTACCTAACCGCAATATGATCCTGCTTTCACTTGCGATTGCTAAAGCGGTCAATATTGGCGCCCAACGCGTCGATTATGGTGCCCATGGGGGAGACCATATTCTCTACCCTGACTGCCGTCCTGAGTTTGTTCAAGCCATGAACCACGTGTCTGGCATCGCTAATTTCGAACCCGTCACGATCCACGCCCCCTACCTGCAATCTACCAAAGCGGAGATTTTGCGTGATGGGCTTGCCATGGGCCTAGATTACCGCGATACCTGGACCTGCTACGAAGGGCGCGAACTCGCCTGCGGTAAGTGCGGCAGCTGCCGAGAACGTCTGGCCGCCTTTAGCGCTAACCATGCCACCGATCCACTCGCATATGAAAGTGGCGTTTTGCAGGGAATGCGCTGATGTACCAAGTTAAAGAGGCAT
Protein-coding regions in this window:
- a CDS encoding cyclase, whose amino-acid sequence is MATIEHSEIIKASPERVFELLRRVEDFADYSDLIRSIDTLGNDRYRWHVRAVGMDWSFDVVVTEIQPPHVLAWESLEGVKNQGRYKLRAVPEGTEVELTLHYDIRNRLMEKAVNKAAKPLVGKVSRQILERVEARLHE
- a CDS encoding L-asparaginase 1 — encoded protein: MSTTSPLTSSAPTKERLLVIYTGGTIGMLQQANGLTPGGNFRDRLHQALSHLPLAQRQSLPAYDVISYASLIDSSAATPLNWQQLARDIADNVNAYRGFVIIHGTDTLSWTAASLAYQLQGIDRPVVLTGAMQPLEAPNSDALDNLYGAFRFAVQPALQEVAIYFANRLLRGVRSIKQHSNAVDAFSSPNYPLIGERVGDDFIHYPSRGLACQQRGAPRFELADYLAVAQGEVARVVLWPGISAWQLESILGDSRIKGALLQLWGAGNIPSNPDLLALIAKASGEGKLIAAISQCPQGSIHLGAYAAGDGLADAGVLSGDDMTPEAAYTKLVHLLAQPLSFEDQRRRFLTPLVGER
- a CDS encoding sulfurtransferase; the protein is MNNFTRYSWRWAAGFAVVAMLAYVWLWYSPDLMAVKRWAATMSHHPVVIIGVMVTMAVTLAIGLPGSIGLWLIAPFYSPLIATFMLTISSVAGAWGAYQLAANAGDRWNPKGLTLKVMETLEARSDLLTQCALRILPGFPHSVINFAAGLRRISLGRYLIAAALGLSVKWAVYSSAIYGALEAIEEENALQFEVIFPLLALALLLLVGGWYRRRVEAARDF
- a CDS encoding 7-cyano-7-deazaguanine synthase QueC; amino-acid sequence: MSLNTTLDANASATVVIYSGGMDSYTVLHRALNEGLTVHALSFDYGQRHARELTTARNVCQQLEVPHQVVDIRAIHGLIDNSALTSDAIAMPEGDYAADNLRATVVPNRNMILLSLAIAKAVNIGAQRVDYGAHGGDHILYPDCRPEFVQAMNHVSGIANFEPVTIHAPYLQSTKAEILRDGLAMGLDYRDTWTCYEGRELACGKCGSCRERLAAFSANHATDPLAYESGVLQGMR